One window of Microbacterium sp. Root61 genomic DNA carries:
- a CDS encoding ROK family glucokinase has product MLKVGIDIGGTKIAGGVVDADGRIIEKLRVDTPLDVREIADAVVDMANHLAAHHDVVAVGVAAAGFIDRDRATVIHAPNIAWHNEPLRAILEARIAVPVTIENDANAAGWAEFRFGAGRDVDDMIMLTMGTGVGGAVIASGQLYRGGHGIAGELGHTRFIRDGRACGCGQNGCLEQYASGRALQREANAVADAGGIGAGLAALRAETGELKGTAISRLILAGDEGAVEALRRVATALGEACGGFQAVLDPEMFVIGGGVAQLGDDLLEPVRIAYQTSLPGYGDRPIAEFAIAQLGNDAGLIGAADLAVGGD; this is encoded by the coding sequence GTGCTCAAGGTCGGGATCGACATCGGTGGAACGAAGATCGCCGGAGGTGTCGTGGACGCCGATGGGCGGATCATCGAGAAGCTCCGCGTGGACACGCCGCTGGACGTCCGCGAGATCGCCGATGCGGTCGTCGACATGGCCAACCACCTCGCCGCCCACCACGATGTCGTCGCTGTCGGTGTCGCCGCGGCCGGCTTCATCGATCGCGACCGGGCCACCGTCATCCATGCCCCCAACATCGCGTGGCACAACGAGCCGCTGCGGGCGATCCTCGAGGCGCGCATCGCCGTGCCCGTCACGATCGAGAACGACGCCAACGCCGCCGGATGGGCCGAGTTCCGCTTCGGCGCCGGTCGGGACGTCGACGACATGATCATGCTGACGATGGGCACCGGCGTCGGCGGCGCCGTCATCGCGAGCGGACAGCTGTACCGCGGCGGCCACGGCATCGCGGGGGAGCTGGGGCACACCCGATTCATCCGCGACGGACGGGCCTGCGGCTGCGGACAGAACGGTTGCCTCGAGCAGTACGCATCGGGGCGCGCCCTGCAGCGCGAAGCCAACGCGGTCGCAGACGCCGGCGGGATCGGTGCAGGACTGGCCGCGTTGCGCGCCGAGACCGGCGAGCTGAAGGGCACCGCGATCTCCCGGCTGATCCTCGCCGGGGACGAAGGCGCCGTCGAGGCGCTGCGCCGCGTCGCCACTGCGCTGGGTGAGGCCTGTGGAGGATTCCAGGCCGTGCTCGACCCCGAGATGTTCGTCATCGGCGGGGGAGTCGCCCAGCTCGGCGACGACCTGCTCGAGCCGGTGCGCATTGCCTATCAGACCTCGCTGCCCGGGTACGGGGATCGTCCGATCGCCGAGTTCGCCATCGCGCAGCTCGGCAACGACGCCGGACTCATCGGAGCCGCCGACCTGGCGGTGGGAGGCGACTAG
- a CDS encoding lysophospholipid acyltransferase family protein: MFYWLMKYVVIGPIVKAIWRPWVVGRRNIPVEGAAILASNHLSVSDSVFLPLMIDRPMSFLAKSDYFTGKGLKGWATRMFMKGTGQIPIDRSGGKASEASLNTGLQVLGRGDLLGIYPEGTRSPDGKLYRGRTGIARMALEAHVPVIPVVMVDTDTMMPIGRTVPRIVRVGIVIGEPLDFSRFAGMEGDRYILRSITDEIIVALQRLGEQEYEDVYASSVKDRIPAS, from the coding sequence ATGTTCTACTGGCTGATGAAGTACGTGGTGATCGGCCCGATCGTGAAAGCGATCTGGCGTCCCTGGGTCGTCGGCCGTCGCAACATCCCCGTCGAGGGCGCGGCGATCCTCGCGAGCAACCACCTCTCCGTCAGTGACTCCGTCTTCCTGCCGCTCATGATCGACCGGCCGATGTCGTTCCTCGCCAAGAGCGACTACTTCACCGGCAAGGGGCTCAAAGGCTGGGCGACCCGCATGTTCATGAAGGGCACCGGGCAGATCCCGATCGACCGCTCCGGGGGCAAGGCGTCCGAGGCATCCCTCAACACCGGCCTCCAGGTTCTCGGCCGTGGTGATCTGCTCGGCATCTACCCCGAAGGCACCCGCAGTCCCGACGGCAAGCTGTACCGCGGCCGCACCGGCATCGCACGGATGGCCCTCGAGGCGCATGTGCCGGTGATCCCGGTCGTCATGGTCGACACCGACACGATGATGCCGATCGGCCGCACCGTGCCGCGGATCGTGCGGGTCGGCATCGTCATCGGCGAGCCGCTGGACTTCTCCCGCTTCGCCGGGATGGAGGGCGACCGGTACATCCTGCGCTCCATCACCGACGAGATCATCGTCGCGCTGCAGCGTCTCGGCGAGCAGGAGTACGAGGACGTGTACGCCTCGTCGGTGAAGGATCGCATCCCGGCGTCATAG
- a CDS encoding class II 3-deoxy-7-phosphoheptulonate synthase, which yields MPQQLDPLDHWRTLPIKQQPAWPDADAVAAVSAEIASLPPLVFAGEVDNLREKLARAASGRAFLLQGGDCAETFAGATAEQIRNRIKTVLQMAVVLTYGASMPVVKMGRMAGQFAKPRSSDSETRGDVTLPAYRGDIVNGYDFTEGSRRADPARLLKGYHTAASTINLIRAFTQGGFADLREVHSWNKGFAQNPANQQYERLANEIDRAIKFMEAAGADFDELKRVEFYTGHEGLLMDYERPMTRIDSRTGTPYNTSAHFVWIGERTRDLDGAHIDYFSKIRNPIGVKLGPSTSPDTVLELIDKLDPEREPGRLTFITRMGAGKIRDALPPLLEAVRDSGATPLWVTDPMHGNGITTPTGYKTRRFDDVVDEVRGFFEAHRVAGTFPGGIHVELTGDDVTECLGGSEEIDEAALATRYESLCDPRLNHMQSLELAFLVAEELEKR from the coding sequence ATGCCTCAGCAGCTCGACCCCCTGGACCACTGGCGGACTCTGCCTATCAAACAGCAGCCCGCGTGGCCCGATGCAGACGCGGTCGCGGCCGTCTCGGCTGAGATCGCCTCGCTGCCGCCGCTCGTCTTCGCGGGCGAGGTGGACAACCTGCGCGAGAAGCTCGCCCGGGCCGCCTCCGGCCGTGCCTTCCTCCTGCAGGGCGGCGACTGCGCCGAGACCTTCGCCGGTGCGACGGCCGAGCAGATCCGCAATCGCATCAAGACGGTGCTGCAGATGGCGGTCGTGCTGACGTACGGCGCGTCGATGCCGGTCGTGAAGATGGGCCGCATGGCGGGCCAATTCGCCAAGCCGCGCTCCAGCGACTCCGAGACCCGCGGCGACGTCACGCTGCCGGCGTACCGCGGCGATATCGTCAACGGCTACGACTTCACCGAGGGCTCGCGCCGGGCCGATCCCGCGCGACTGCTCAAGGGGTACCACACCGCGGCATCCACCATCAATCTGATCCGCGCGTTCACGCAGGGTGGCTTCGCCGACCTGCGCGAGGTGCACTCCTGGAACAAGGGCTTCGCGCAGAACCCGGCCAACCAGCAGTACGAGCGCCTCGCGAACGAGATCGACCGCGCGATCAAGTTCATGGAGGCGGCCGGCGCCGACTTCGACGAGCTCAAGCGCGTCGAGTTCTACACCGGTCACGAGGGCCTGCTGATGGACTACGAGCGCCCGATGACGCGGATCGACTCGCGCACCGGCACGCCGTACAACACCTCGGCCCACTTCGTGTGGATCGGGGAGCGCACGCGCGACCTCGATGGTGCGCACATCGACTACTTCTCGAAGATCCGCAACCCCATCGGCGTCAAGCTCGGTCCCTCGACCTCGCCCGACACCGTGCTCGAGCTGATCGACAAGCTCGACCCCGAGCGCGAGCCCGGACGCCTGACCTTCATCACGCGGATGGGCGCGGGCAAGATCCGCGATGCACTGCCGCCGCTGCTGGAGGCCGTCCGCGACTCGGGCGCGACGCCGCTGTGGGTCACCGACCCGATGCACGGCAACGGCATCACCACACCGACCGGCTACAAGACGCGTCGCTTCGACGATGTCGTCGACGAGGTGCGCGGCTTCTTCGAGGCGCACCGCGTCGCGGGAACCTTCCCCGGCGGCATCCACGTGGAGCTGACCGGCGACGACGTGACCGAGTGCCTGGGCGGCTCCGAGGAGATCGACGAGGCCGCGCTGGCGACCCGGTACGAGTCGCTGTGCGACCCGCGCCTGAACCACATGCAGAGCCTGGAGCTCGCCTTCCTCGTGGCCGAGGAGCTCGAGAAGCGCTGA
- the pknB gene encoding Stk1 family PASTA domain-containing Ser/Thr kinase, translating to MSTSQQADPLIGRLVDGRYRVRARIARGGMATVYVATDLRLERRVALKVMHGHLSDDSVFQSRFIQEARAAARLADPHVVNVFDQGQDGDMAYLVMEYLPGITLRELMREQRRLTIPQTVTIMDAVLSGLAAAHRGGIVHRDVKPENVLLAEDGRIKIGDFGLARATTANTATGQMLLGTIAYLAPELVTRGTADARSDIYALGIMLYEMLVGEQPYKGEQPMQIAFQHATDSVPRPSVKNPGVPESLDELVLWATEKAPDDRPSDAAEMLHRLREIERELGITPQVARTVAANGPTVDDGIDSGELTRVLPSTITAPIVEAETVDNATRLRTRTRRRAVKGGWLFAIVVILAALAAGLGWWFGSGPGSLVAVPSVDGKSFAEAQEILGAQSLIAEQRDVFSLEVAAGLAVGTDPDPGTRVEKNTTIAVLISQGPQSQDIPVLAGMTADQARETLTGLKLTVVDPDLQFFTDAASGTVIGVSVTQKSDGTVLDCSNACTAHQGDSATLSVSVGPVPAVTGESVGSATSILESVNLAVSDSTIEDFSNDIDSGNVIGIADREGGGSWAPGETVTLIVSKGPPLFPVPDVVGLTRDAAKKKLTDAGFKVEYNTLWDVVVDSATSVEGQKPEGGSQQPKNTVISLRIKGAF from the coding sequence GTGAGCACGAGTCAGCAGGCCGACCCGCTGATCGGCCGTCTGGTGGACGGCCGATACAGGGTGCGCGCGCGCATTGCGCGCGGCGGCATGGCGACCGTGTACGTCGCGACCGACCTGCGACTCGAGCGCCGCGTCGCGCTCAAGGTCATGCACGGACACTTGAGCGACGACTCCGTGTTCCAGAGCCGGTTCATCCAGGAGGCCCGTGCGGCCGCCCGTCTGGCCGATCCGCACGTGGTGAACGTGTTCGATCAGGGCCAGGACGGTGACATGGCGTACCTCGTCATGGAGTACCTGCCCGGCATCACCCTGCGCGAGCTCATGCGCGAGCAGCGCCGGCTCACGATCCCGCAGACCGTGACGATCATGGATGCCGTGCTCTCCGGGCTCGCCGCCGCCCACCGCGGCGGCATCGTGCACCGCGATGTGAAGCCGGAGAACGTACTGCTGGCCGAGGACGGCCGCATCAAGATCGGCGACTTCGGACTCGCGCGCGCCACCACCGCGAACACCGCGACGGGCCAGATGCTGCTCGGCACGATCGCGTACCTCGCCCCAGAACTCGTGACCCGCGGCACCGCCGATGCCCGCAGCGACATCTACGCGCTCGGCATCATGCTGTACGAGATGCTCGTCGGCGAGCAGCCGTACAAGGGCGAGCAGCCGATGCAGATCGCATTCCAGCACGCCACCGACTCGGTCCCCCGACCCAGCGTCAAGAACCCCGGCGTTCCCGAGTCGCTCGATGAGCTCGTCCTGTGGGCGACCGAGAAGGCACCGGACGATCGACCCTCCGACGCGGCCGAGATGCTGCACCGCCTGCGCGAGATCGAGCGCGAGCTCGGGATCACCCCGCAGGTCGCGCGCACCGTGGCCGCGAACGGCCCCACGGTCGACGACGGCATCGACTCGGGCGAACTCACCCGGGTCCTCCCCTCGACCATCACGGCGCCCATCGTGGAGGCCGAGACCGTCGACAACGCCACGCGCCTGCGCACCCGGACACGGCGCCGCGCGGTCAAGGGCGGCTGGCTCTTCGCGATCGTCGTCATCCTGGCCGCGCTGGCGGCCGGTCTCGGCTGGTGGTTCGGCTCCGGACCGGGGTCGCTGGTGGCGGTGCCCTCCGTCGACGGCAAGTCGTTCGCGGAGGCCCAGGAGATCCTGGGCGCGCAGAGCCTCATCGCCGAGCAGCGCGACGTGTTCAGTCTTGAGGTGGCCGCGGGTCTCGCGGTCGGCACCGACCCCGACCCGGGCACGCGAGTCGAGAAGAACACGACGATCGCGGTCTTGATCTCGCAGGGTCCGCAGTCGCAGGACATCCCGGTGCTCGCCGGGATGACGGCCGACCAGGCCCGCGAGACCCTGACCGGGCTCAAGCTCACGGTGGTCGACCCCGACCTGCAGTTCTTCACGGATGCCGCATCCGGCACGGTGATCGGAGTTTCGGTCACGCAGAAGTCTGACGGCACCGTGCTCGACTGCTCCAACGCCTGTACCGCGCACCAGGGCGATTCCGCGACCCTGTCCGTCTCGGTCGGCCCGGTGCCCGCCGTTACGGGCGAAAGCGTCGGCAGCGCCACCAGCATCCTGGAGAGCGTGAATCTCGCGGTCTCGGACTCGACGATCGAGGACTTCAGCAACGACATCGACAGCGGCAACGTGATCGGCATCGCCGACCGCGAGGGTGGCGGGTCGTGGGCCCCCGGCGAGACGGTGACGCTCATCGTGTCGAAGGGGCCGCCGCTGTTCCCCGTGCCGGACGTGGTCGGGCTGACGCGCGACGCCGCGAAGAAGAAGCTCACGGATGCCGGATTCAAGGTCGAGTACAACACCTTGTGGGACGTCGTGGTCGACTCCGCGACCTCGGTGGAGGGCCAGAAGCCCGAGGGCGGCTCGCAGCAGCCCAAGAACACCGTCATCTCCCTGCGGATCAAGGGCGCGTTCTAG
- a CDS encoding LysM peptidoglycan-binding domain-containing protein: MPALIVGSIALSLTASPAHAAEATRDGAAHLPRTLAPVIPASLPVVRMLPTANAPQTHTVQRGDTVSSIAARYGLRTVDVLTLNGLSWKSIIYPGQVLVLVGGAAAAAPAPAAPAPAAPAPVAAAAVVDVVRAGDTISAIARRNGVSIAAVFSANGLGWSSIIYPGQKIAIPGAATSTPAPAPAPAAPPAMVPVAATGAAYTIRAGDTISAIAQRHGVTTAAVLSANGLSRESIIYPGQTLTIPGAAAAPAPAPAAAPAPAASVALDAEQSANAQLIIRIGRELGVPERGIAIALGTAMQESWLRNLDWGDRDSLGLFQQRPSTGWGTDAEVRDAARATRAFYGGASDPNGYRTRGLLDIPGWQGMTYAQAAQAVQISAYPDRYAQWEQPSFAWLAALG, encoded by the coding sequence GTGCCCGCACTGATCGTCGGTTCCATCGCGCTGTCGTTGACGGCGAGCCCCGCACATGCGGCCGAGGCGACTCGGGATGGCGCTGCCCACCTGCCGCGCACGCTCGCCCCCGTCATCCCGGCGTCCTTGCCGGTCGTGAGGATGCTGCCCACCGCCAACGCTCCGCAGACGCACACGGTACAGCGCGGCGACACGGTCAGCTCGATCGCCGCCCGCTACGGGCTGCGCACGGTGGACGTGCTCACGCTCAACGGCCTCAGCTGGAAGTCGATCATCTACCCCGGTCAAGTCCTGGTGCTCGTCGGCGGTGCCGCTGCTGCGGCGCCCGCCCCGGCCGCACCCGCCCCGGCCGCACCCGCCCCGGTCGCAGCCGCCGCCGTCGTCGATGTCGTGCGCGCCGGTGACACCATCAGCGCGATCGCGCGACGCAACGGCGTCAGCATCGCAGCCGTCTTCTCCGCGAACGGACTCGGGTGGTCCTCGATCATCTACCCGGGGCAGAAGATCGCGATCCCGGGCGCCGCCACGTCGACCCCGGCTCCCGCACCCGCCCCGGCGGCACCCCCCGCGATGGTTCCGGTGGCCGCGACCGGCGCCGCGTACACGATCCGCGCGGGCGACACCATCAGTGCGATCGCCCAGCGCCACGGCGTGACGACAGCAGCTGTGCTCAGCGCCAACGGACTGTCCCGCGAGTCGATCATCTACCCCGGCCAGACGCTGACCATCCCCGGCGCGGCGGCCGCACCGGCACCGGCACCGGCCGCGGCGCCCGCGCCTGCGGCATCCGTGGCTCTCGACGCCGAGCAGTCCGCCAACGCGCAGCTGATCATCCGCATCGGCCGCGAACTCGGCGTCCCCGAGCGCGGGATCGCGATCGCCCTGGGCACCGCGATGCAGGAATCGTGGCTGCGCAACCTCGACTGGGGCGACCGCGACTCGCTGGGTCTCTTCCAGCAGCGCCCGAGCACCGGTTGGGGCACCGACGCGGAAGTGCGGGATGCCGCACGAGCGACGCGTGCGTTCTATGGCGGGGCGTCCGACCCCAACGGCTACCGCACCCGCGGGCTCCTCGACATCCCGGGCTGGCAGGGCATGACGTATGCCCAGGCGGCACAAGCGGTGCAGATCTCCGCGTACCCCGATCGCTACGCCCAGTGGGAGCAGCCGTCGTTCGCGTGGCTCGCCGCGTTGGGTTGA
- a CDS encoding Rv2175c family DNA-binding protein — MTDWLTMPELVEALGEPISRVRRLLDDKHLIGARRDGVFAVPSVFILDGHPIAALRGTIIVLNDGGFSDEEAIDWLLDSDESIGMPPIEALRAGRKSEVRRVAQTL, encoded by the coding sequence GTGACCGACTGGCTGACCATGCCTGAGCTCGTGGAGGCGCTTGGTGAACCAATCAGCCGCGTCCGACGGCTGCTCGACGACAAGCACCTCATCGGTGCCCGCCGCGACGGCGTGTTCGCGGTCCCGTCGGTCTTCATTCTCGACGGCCATCCAATCGCTGCCCTGCGCGGCACGATCATCGTCTTGAACGACGGCGGCTTCTCCGACGAGGAGGCCATCGACTGGCTCCTCGACTCGGACGAATCCATCGGGATGCCGCCGATCGAGGCGTTGCGCGCCGGACGCAAGTCCGAAGTGCGCCGGGTCGCTCAGACCCTTTAG
- a CDS encoding polyprenyl synthetase family protein: MSATLDSIEAVSQRLDIFLSAQRAEAADWGPEAAALIDAGASAVSGGKRLRARFCLAGWRAVAEASRPPASPAADVISVATALEVFHAAALVHDDLIDNSDTRRGNPAAHRALEAMHRSAGWVGDAAAFGRSGAILLGDLLVAWSDDLAEDGFSHAPAATAAVVARAEYAAMRRGVTIGQFLDVAEESAFSTEPDERHAERALRVASLKSARYSVQQPLTIGAALAGGDEAQLSALTAFGHPLGMAFQLRDDVLGVFGDESVTGKPSGDDLREGKRTVLIAYARENLSLSARRLLDELIGDATLETDQIAALQRTIVDSGALDRVEALITDYATRADRALSGARLGNAAVGELRDLARAATARTA; encoded by the coding sequence GTGTCAGCGACTCTGGATTCGATCGAGGCGGTTTCCCAGCGTCTCGACATCTTCTTGTCGGCGCAGCGCGCCGAAGCAGCCGATTGGGGGCCGGAAGCGGCCGCCTTGATCGACGCAGGCGCGTCCGCCGTGAGCGGTGGAAAGAGGCTCCGGGCGCGGTTCTGCCTGGCCGGATGGCGAGCCGTCGCCGAGGCATCCCGTCCCCCAGCCTCCCCCGCGGCCGACGTGATCTCGGTCGCGACCGCGCTCGAGGTCTTCCACGCCGCAGCACTCGTCCACGACGATCTGATCGACAACTCCGACACCCGGCGCGGCAACCCGGCCGCGCATCGCGCGCTCGAGGCCATGCACCGCTCCGCCGGATGGGTCGGAGATGCCGCGGCGTTCGGCCGGTCCGGCGCGATCCTGCTCGGCGATCTGCTCGTCGCCTGGAGCGACGACCTCGCCGAGGACGGCTTCTCGCACGCCCCCGCAGCGACGGCCGCCGTGGTGGCCAGAGCGGAGTATGCGGCGATGCGCCGCGGCGTCACGATCGGGCAGTTCCTGGATGTCGCGGAGGAGTCCGCCTTCAGCACCGAGCCGGATGAGCGGCACGCCGAGCGCGCACTGCGCGTCGCGTCGCTGAAGTCGGCCCGCTACAGCGTGCAGCAGCCGCTGACCATCGGAGCGGCCCTCGCTGGCGGCGACGAGGCGCAGCTGTCCGCACTGACCGCGTTCGGGCATCCGCTCGGCATGGCGTTCCAATTGCGCGACGACGTCCTCGGTGTGTTCGGCGACGAATCCGTGACGGGCAAGCCGTCCGGCGACGACCTGCGCGAGGGCAAGCGCACCGTCCTCATCGCGTACGCGCGGGAGAACCTCTCGCTCTCGGCGCGCCGCCTGCTCGACGAACTCATCGGCGACGCGACCCTCGAGACGGACCAGATCGCCGCGCTGCAGCGGACGATCGTCGACTCCGGCGCGCTGGATCGCGTGGAGGCGCTCATCACCGACTATGCGACGCGCGCCGATCGCGCCCTCTCGGGGGCACGACTGGGCAACGCCGCCGTCGGCGAGCTGCGCGATCTCGCACGGGCCGCGACGGCACGCACGGCCTGA
- a CDS encoding DUF3040 domain-containing protein has product MPLSEQEQRLLDEMERHLMHNDADVVSAPRDGRTLSYRNIVYGTVLVLVGLGALIVGVSIPLVVVGVIGFIAMLSGVVLAVTPTRAALRVVEEPGRPTKAKAPSSSSFMDRMNDRWDRRQDDR; this is encoded by the coding sequence ATGCCACTCTCCGAACAGGAGCAGCGTCTGCTGGATGAGATGGAACGCCATCTCATGCACAACGACGCGGACGTCGTCAGCGCGCCGCGCGACGGACGCACGCTCAGCTATCGCAACATCGTCTACGGCACTGTTCTCGTGCTCGTCGGTCTCGGTGCCCTCATCGTCGGGGTGTCGATTCCGCTCGTCGTCGTCGGTGTCATCGGCTTCATCGCGATGCTCTCCGGAGTCGTGCTCGCCGTCACCCCGACGCGTGCCGCGTTGCGGGTCGTCGAAGAGCCCGGTCGTCCCACCAAGGCGAAGGCGCCGTCATCCTCTTCGTTCATGGACCGCATGAACGACCGATGGGACCGTCGTCAGGATGACCGCTGA
- the mraZ gene encoding division/cell wall cluster transcriptional repressor MraZ has product MLLGTHTPKLDDKGRVILPAKFRDDLGAGIVVTRGQERCLYVFSTEEFERVHERIREAPLSNKQARDFLRMFLSGASAEKPDSQNRITIPPALRTYADLGRDLVVTGVGAHAEIWNADAWNAYAEGNEDSYSEMEQEVIPGLF; this is encoded by the coding sequence TTGCTATTGGGCACGCACACTCCCAAGCTCGACGACAAAGGCCGCGTCATCCTCCCGGCAAAGTTCCGTGATGACCTCGGTGCCGGCATCGTCGTCACCCGTGGTCAAGAGCGTTGCCTCTACGTGTTCAGCACGGAGGAATTCGAGCGGGTACACGAACGGATTCGCGAGGCGCCGCTCTCCAACAAGCAGGCCCGCGACTTCCTGCGCATGTTCCTCTCCGGCGCCAGCGCCGAGAAGCCCGACAGCCAGAACCGCATCACGATCCCTCCCGCGCTGCGCACGTACGCGGATCTGGGTCGCGATCTGGTCGTGACCGGCGTCGGCGCCCATGCCGAAATCTGGAATGCGGATGCGTGGAACGCATACGCCGAAGGAAACGAAGACAGCTATTCCGAGATGGAGCAGGAGGTGATCCCGGGCTTGTTCTGA
- the rsmH gene encoding 16S rRNA (cytosine(1402)-N(4))-methyltransferase RsmH: MEIRVEEIRPNIMEPRDIHTPVLLERCVELLAPALAADGAVFVDGTLGMGGHSEAFLERFPGLQLIGLDRDLDALRIAGERLSRFGDRVHLVHTVYDGIAEAVVDAGFTAVDGILFDLGVSSLQLDVADRGFAYAQDAPLDMRMDQSTGTTAADILATYGEGDLRRIFERYGEEKLAGRYARAIIAARNEAPIDRSGRLVDILQAATPAALKQAGHPAKRVFQALRIEVNRELSVLEHTIPAALSQLRVGGRIVVMSYQSLEDRLVKREFARVTASTAPAGLPVELPEHAPRFRLLVKGAELASPEEIARNPRATPVRLRAAERLREDV, from the coding sequence ATGGAGATCAGGGTCGAGGAGATCCGCCCCAACATCATGGAACCCCGCGACATTCACACTCCCGTTCTGCTCGAGCGCTGCGTCGAGCTGCTCGCCCCTGCCCTCGCCGCCGACGGCGCCGTCTTCGTCGACGGCACGCTCGGCATGGGCGGCCACTCCGAGGCGTTCCTGGAACGCTTCCCCGGACTCCAGCTGATCGGCCTCGACCGGGACCTCGACGCCCTCCGCATCGCAGGGGAGCGGCTCTCCCGCTTCGGCGACCGGGTGCACCTCGTGCACACCGTGTACGACGGCATCGCCGAGGCCGTCGTCGACGCCGGGTTCACCGCGGTGGACGGCATCCTGTTCGATCTCGGCGTCTCCTCGCTGCAGCTCGATGTCGCCGACCGCGGGTTCGCCTATGCGCAGGACGCGCCGCTGGACATGCGGATGGACCAGAGCACGGGTACGACCGCCGCCGACATCCTCGCCACCTACGGTGAGGGAGATCTGCGCCGCATCTTCGAGCGCTACGGCGAGGAGAAGCTCGCCGGCCGCTACGCCCGCGCGATCATCGCCGCGCGCAACGAAGCGCCGATCGACCGATCCGGACGACTCGTCGACATCCTGCAGGCGGCGACGCCCGCCGCACTCAAGCAGGCGGGGCATCCCGCCAAGCGCGTCTTCCAGGCGCTGCGCATCGAGGTCAATCGAGAGCTGTCGGTGCTGGAGCACACCATCCCGGCCGCGCTCTCGCAGCTGCGGGTCGGTGGACGCATCGTCGTCATGTCCTACCAGTCGCTCGAGGACCGCCTCGTCAAGCGCGAATTCGCACGCGTGACCGCCTCGACCGCCCCCGCGGGACTCCCGGTCGAACTGCCCGAGCACGCGCCGCGCTTCCGGCTCCTGGTCAAGGGTGCCGAACTCGCTTCCCCCGAAGAGATCGCCCGCAACCCGCGTGCCACCCCCGTGCGGCTGCGCGCCGCTGAACGACTGAGGGAGGACGTGTGA